One Bacillota bacterium genomic region harbors:
- a CDS encoding NAD(P)/FAD-dependent oxidoreductase, with protein MKRLIIIGGDVAGLSAGIFAQLNGFESIVLEKQPTPGGNCTGWDCDGYIIDGSIHWLIGTKEGTWLNRLWKIVGALEGIKLYHLAHFCAPGL; from the coding sequence ATGAAACGACTGATAATCATCGGCGGTGACGTTGCCGGCCTTAGTGCCGGGATATTTGCACAATTAAATGGGTTTGAGAGCATTGTGCTAGAAAAACAACCGACCCCAGGCGGCAACTGTACTGGCTGGGATTGTGACGGCTATATTATTGATGGGAGCATCCATTGGCTAATCGGGACCAAGGAGGGGACATGGCTTAACAGGCTATGGAAAATCGTTGGCGCGCTGGAGGGGATAAAACTCTACCACCTTGCGCACTTTTGTGCCCCTGGGTTATAA